In a genomic window of Agrobacterium tumefaciens:
- a CDS encoding virB8 family protein, with translation MVTTDNLKSYFDKARRFDQDRMIQVERSNRIAWSIAIVSGIVAAVAVFAVACLTPLKTVEPFVVRVDNSTGIVDVVSALTSTAGTYDEAVTKYFAAKYVRAREGYVWSEAQENFRTIALLSTQAEQTRFAALYRGSNPQSPQNTYGRGATARIDIASISLINQNVVSVRYMRTITRGEEVRTTHWVASITYSYANAPMSSTDRLVNPLGFVVSEYRADPEEVR, from the coding sequence ATGGTGACGACAGATAATCTCAAGAGCTACTTCGACAAAGCACGTCGTTTCGACCAGGACCGGATGATCCAGGTCGAGCGATCGAACAGGATTGCCTGGTCGATCGCCATAGTTTCAGGCATTGTCGCCGCTGTAGCCGTCTTCGCGGTCGCGTGTCTCACACCCCTCAAGACGGTTGAACCCTTTGTGGTGCGCGTCGACAATTCGACCGGCATTGTCGACGTCGTGTCAGCGCTGACATCGACGGCTGGCACCTACGATGAGGCGGTGACGAAATATTTCGCTGCAAAATATGTCCGGGCCCGCGAGGGTTACGTCTGGAGTGAAGCACAGGAAAATTTCCGCACCATCGCCCTCTTGTCGACGCAAGCGGAGCAAACGCGTTTCGCGGCCCTCTACCGTGGCAGCAACCCGCAATCGCCCCAGAATACTTATGGTCGCGGGGCTACAGCAAGGATCGATATCGCCTCAATCTCCCTCATCAATCAGAATGTCGTTTCCGTACGCTACATGCGAACCATCACGCGTGGCGAGGAAGTACGAACGACCCATTGGGTTGCGTCGATCACCTATTCCTACGCGAACGCTCCGATGTCCTCGACGGACCGGCTCGTAAACCCGCTCGGTTTCGTCGTCAGCGAGTATCGCGCTGATCCGGAGGAGGTGAGATGA
- the virB9 gene encoding P-type conjugative transfer protein VirB9 codes for MMRIPRIPALIVTLSMSPAFALEIPRGASQDSRIRFVNYQPYNITRVVGTLRSSVQVEFAADEEIAHVALGNSVAWEVAPAGNILFLKPRESQPVTNISVVTTRRDGSTRSYQMELTARDGSVEAGQNTYFYVKYRYPGDDAELRRQQAASRALAAQAKDADNVLALHEAYGPRNWRYSSQGSQALEPQSVYDNGKITTFAFVGNQEMPAIYMENSDGSESLVPKSVDGDLVMVHAISHKFILRRGKDVLCVFNEAYDRVGINPDTNTTSPSVERVVKRDVTGR; via the coding sequence ATGATGCGCATCCCTCGAATTCCTGCACTCATCGTGACCCTTTCGATGTCGCCGGCGTTTGCGCTTGAGATACCCCGAGGTGCCTCGCAAGACAGTCGTATCCGGTTCGTGAACTACCAACCCTACAATATCACGCGGGTGGTCGGCACTCTGCGGTCATCCGTACAGGTCGAGTTCGCGGCGGACGAGGAAATCGCCCATGTCGCGCTCGGCAACAGCGTCGCCTGGGAAGTTGCGCCGGCCGGCAACATCCTGTTCCTGAAGCCACGCGAGAGCCAGCCGGTGACGAATATTTCCGTGGTTACGACGCGCAGGGACGGCTCGACCCGCAGCTACCAGATGGAACTGACGGCGCGCGATGGCTCCGTAGAGGCTGGCCAAAACACCTACTTCTACGTGAAGTACAGGTATCCAGGCGATGACGCCGAGCTTCGCCGCCAGCAGGCAGCGTCGAGGGCTCTCGCGGCCCAGGCGAAGGACGCCGACAATGTGCTGGCGCTTCACGAAGCCTATGGCCCTCGAAACTGGCGCTATTCTTCTCAGGGATCGCAGGCACTGGAGCCGCAAAGCGTCTACGACAACGGCAAGATTACAACGTTCGCCTTTGTGGGTAACCAGGAAATGCCCGCGATCTATATGGAGAACTCCGACGGCTCCGAAAGCCTTGTTCCGAAGTCGGTCGATGGAGATCTAGTGATGGTGCACGCGATCAGCCACAAGTTCATCTTGCGTCGGGGCAAGGATGTGCTCTGCGTCTTCAACGAAGCCTACGACCGCGTCGGTATCAATCCTGACACCAACACAACGTCTCCTTCGGTGGAGCGCGTCGTGAAGCGCGACGTTACCGGGCGATAG